The sequence gctaaccactcggggtgtaatacttctctaataaatcccgtcgcgaccaagcgagcaaattcggcacgaatggcctctctcttgtcgggcgtgaaacgacgtagcttttgccggatcggcctcgcctggggatagaccttcaatttgtgctcggccagttctcttgggactcccggcatatccgcaggttgccatgcgaatacgtctcggttatcttgcaggaactggacgagcgcgctttcctatttgtcattcaaactggagctgatgatggccgtcttgcgctcatcagcgaaccccaggttgatccgcttggtttcttcagtcggccgcatagaggtcgcggcctgagcttcgtttgccggtacaacgaggtcttcctcaggcttagagttcgccggtgtagaaggaaccgttgacggcttggtggtgagggctgcttggatggccactcggaaacattctgcggcgccttggaagtcggcgcgcacagttatgattccttgcggtcctggcatcttcagtatcatgtatgtatagtgtggaatggccatgaacttagccAGCCTCGGcctcccaatgatggcgttgtacccgcagtcgaagttcgccacctcgaacctcaggaactcggttctgtagttcttcggagttccgaaggtgactggcatgtagatgtggcccagcgggtattccccttccgtcggcacgatgccaaagaaaggagtgtccgactcgtggagctctttgaggtgaactcccaagccttggagtgtccgggggaaagtgacgttaatgctgctccccccgtccactagcaccttctttacccggctctctcggatcaccggatcgacgaggagcgggtatttgcctggatgatcgaagttgagccattgatcctcccgagtgaaagtgattgggtgctctgaccaccggtatggggcgggaggaccggtggtcgccaccagtatctggcggtcgttgagcttttgttgtcttttgttctcctgcgacccatgtccgccgaagatgacgttgacctccctatcaacgcgtgggaaggctcctcctcccccctcctcccgctgatggggctgtcgtggttcatctggtcctcccctcggcggaggaggcggtagaggttggaagggtcggccatgcccgacggagtgcttgaagtcccggcagttacgaagagtgtggcgcatgtccttgtggtacgggcactgggcgtcgaggatgtcgtccagcgtgcgctcgcctccacgaggtcctcctcgggcgcgagaggcgggtggtccggcggcgtgtatttcttcacgaggcctcttctcccagcgtttgtcgggcggttggttcgcgtcacgtcgtggtgctgccggtgcgggctttgttcctccaatgagatcctgggctcgctcgtcggcggtgatgtagaggtcggcttcccagaacagctcctcggaggtagtcggcgccttttgtagtatggctcggacgaaaaccgagtcattggatcctctgtagaagtcctcgatcacggccgcctccgtgacctcagggatgcggtttctcatggtctggaaccttttgaggtacgaccggagagtctcgtcccctcggcgcttgatggatttgaggtcccatggttgcgctggcttgtcggagagggactggaagttggcggtgaaacgtcgactgaagtctccccagtcgtcgatgcaatgtcggggtagatgtcgtagccactgcagcgcatcttgcccaaggacaatgggcagatacgcggtcatgacgtcctcagatgccccggcagcccgagcagcggtggtgtagacggctagccaaccccctggatcctgcttcggttcatatttgtcgacattggataccttgaagttgggaggccactggatggccctaaggcgcggagtaagagcggatactccgcacgtgtcctcctgtcgtcggggacgatgtctgtcccggggaggggagtggcgatggtggttcctcgaccgtccccgggtggtaccgccagttgaagctgttgccgactcagtcctggtggcctggctttgagttggaaagccatgatctcgatcatactcctcccgacgacgAATTTCATTCTCATGCCGccattcgcgcgaagcattgatggagcttcgcgcatcccggcggctgttgatggcgtgtcgcagatcgttcggcggatgagcaagcggtagaagatggttggctgcttgggtgaacaAGTGTCGGTAGCcttcagcgtcgggagtccggggGAGTCCAtctgctatccgagctagtacgcctCTGACTTCGCTTggtgtgttcatagctcgggcgaagtcggggttcaggttgcgcccgaagagcggattctcccggcgttgccttgcatcttgctcggcttgctcctgagtccgtcggcgatcacgtcgtcgggagttccttcgttctctgaagacgcgttcctccggagtttctcctatctccgagacctcgtctcgcgagacaggctgctccggatcccgttctccggccgcgtgatgtcgtcgaacgttcctgcgtcggttcctccgtcggcgggattctcgttgaggtggttcttctccgggcgctgttggttcgtcgtcagagatggcgggcgactccaccctcccgatgaagaggacgtcggggtagaatggtgttgctgtcgcggcgactttctttccgttctcctttgaggccggagtaacggaaagaacgacttgcctttccctggtctccttcctcctcgcgacccgtgtccactctttcgtcggggaagtagacagcggagtcctccgggtcagcgagcttccagctccagcctttccggagacgatctttctcCGAAGAGCAGGAAGTTGCGCTTTTCCGGCATTTTTggggtttgttggaggagacttctttttcggcggatctgcGATACGGTGcaaaattccctcttcatccgctacagacgaGATCGTCCCAAAGCGGaacacggatccgggacgcatgttgatcttgctgtagaaggtgacggccattgagctagcttggatcgccgacacaccccctacctggcgcgccagctgtcggtgttttgggtccgaccgcacacccggggttgcccctcaaggtgttttctaggagtaggacggtgtcaacgactatagcaaaatggttcgtgtcgatcgcacgagagacagtggacaagatttacaggttcgggccgcttagatatgcgtaacaccctacgtcctggtgagaattcggatgtggttacaagagggctctctgggttgaaggcacagagagtttacgtgggtggctaagtaggatAGGGtcgattgttctgaaggggtgccccctaggccttatatactcgaccgtggggcagtacacgtggatatgataacaacaagtggcTGAAGGGTAGTGAatttcttgagtttatccctacgtaaccctcgccgacttatcctcgcatggctccattgcatgggagcttcagcgcgggaaagtcgggtctccgttgggatttacttgttcgacgttgtgggccgtccgggtttgctccaatccagccTTACGTCTTCTCCGCTTTGTTGatcgtctttccccaggcccacgaaagaacgatcttacgatttattgggcccttgggcctttcgagagatcttttatttctttagtggacccgggggatatctatctctCACATGCTCTTACCTAGAAAACGATCAAATGACAGAGAAATGGGAgaggggcggatgcgcttgcacggcggccgcgggcgcgcgcgcaacGGCTCCGGCGCGGGCTACGTCGTCGGGGAAGTGAAGAGGTGCTGTCGGGAGACGTTCGCGGAGAAGTGGGGCGGGGGCGGGGAAGTGAAGAGGTTCTGTcgggagcgtgcgggagggacgaagacAAGTGCGGGCGCGCGCGCAACAGCTCCGGCGCGGGCTACGTCGCCGGGGAAGTGAAGAGGTTGAGCTGTTCACGGAGAaagaggggagggggcggggaCGTAAAAAGGTTCTGTTgggagcgtgcgggagggacgaagacgAAGCGTCTGTTCGGCCTGGGTGGGACGGTTAGCTCGAACCAGGTGCTCCTTGCGCGTAGGTTCGGCCTGGatgcattatatatatatatatatatatatagagagagagagagagagagtgtgtgtgtGTTTAAGAACAAGGGAACTGGAGGGGATTGAAGAGAATAAAATCTGCTTCCTATTGAAAATAAATAGGAATAGGATTTAAGTCTCCTCAATCCACTCTAATTCTCTTCTTACAAAGTAGACCTTAAAGACTATAAACTATAAAAAAGTTGTTGGGCCACTGATAGGTAGAGGTGGTAATAGAATATAAACTTTACATTATAAAATTTAAGAATTAAATTATATTAAAATCATactctatttttatttatttttaaactaaaatcaTCCTAACCTATTACGATCGATTACCGTCTCTACCGACAGGGCAGAAAGCGAGCGGTCGGAGGGGAGGATCCGGCAGGATGGGGACGTTTGCAGTGGCGTGGAGCTTCGCCGTTCGGACGGCACCTCGCTGTTGCCTCACAGTTGAGGCGTCGCGGGCGGGCCTGTTGCAGCGCCGGACGGTGACCCCCTAGCTAGCGCGGCGGCCGGCGATGCAGCTTTCTCCACTTGTGATTGTGAACGGTGTGTGTGTCTACGGCACATCTTGCGCTGTCGGTTCGCTTCTCGTCTCAGCGCACGTATTGACGTGCAACGATAGATTCTGTGGTATGTGACCAGCGAAATGTTCCGAGACCTGAAAACTTTAAAACAAACTTTAGTTGCCTTTTCCAGCCTCAAATAAGCAACTGAGTAGAAGTTTGCTCGCCGACAGTACAGTTCAAGGTTCATCAGAAAGGCACAACCTACCTAGCTAAGCTACAACAATAGCACTGCAACCGCCTTGCAATGGGCAAGTCAAATGCGCCATCAAACAATAGCGCcactgcagcagcagcaggccttaCCAACGACAAACGTCCGCATTTGCTGCCAATAGGACAGCTCGTCCTTCCCatcaaaaaaagaaaagaaaacaaaagaaaaagaaaagctcgAACCAGAACATAGCTCATTAGCAGTGAGATACCGGCCAATCTGGAAACTTGCAGAGAACTCAAGCTAGTGAGGATTCCCATCCGATATCTTTTCTTTTTCATCTGGTGTAACAACTTCCACTACGAAGAGACAGAGATCATACAACCTTCATCTTAGTGAAACAACAAAAGGCAGCTTTCCAGCCCTTTTTTTTCCTTTATATTTTGTCATCACCAAACTGTCTATTAATGTAAGGATTAAGGTGCgtgaacaaaaggaaaaaaaacaaaaaggaTATCTGCAGCACACAGCATTTTCCACATCACCCATGACTGGACACACTTAACCCGACGGCAGCACATCTACGTAGGTTGCTTTATCGTAAGCTCAGCTCTCAGATGCAGCATCCCGTCGATGAAGAAGAGGCTGTCATCGGCCATGAACGCCTGCCACGGGATTCCAAAGAGATTCCTGTACCCAACTGCCTTCCCACCGGTAAATGTGTAGTTACCCTTATACTTGCTCACAAACTCGCCGGATGGTCTCGTCCTTGCAGCAAACTCATAGTCCACGGTCACGCTCGTTGAGCCCTTCTCTTGCATCCCCAGGAACaggccaaagcagtagaaggtgcTTTGCTGCTCCATGTTACAGTGAGCTGAGAGGAAGAAGCCCTGCCCTGCGAGGTGGAACGCTTGCGAGTATATCCGGCCTGCAGGAAAGAGTCGAGAGCACTCCTCGCGCTTGAGATCCAAGTATGCTATGCACTGTGGATAGGGCCGATCAAACTCAACGACCTTGAGTGGTCTGTACTTGTAAGCCCGCTCAGCGAATTTCCGACAGGTTGTTGTGTCCGCTGCAAGAGCTCGTTGCCGGTGTGGTGCATCAGCTTTGTACAGAAGAGCCTCGGTGACACACTTGGTTGCCTGCTCGTGGTCTATATCTGTGCATGTTAGGACCTTCCGCAGCTTCCTACATGTCATGTGACTGAATCGCACAAGAGGGAGCAGCCGAGAACTAAGGATCTCACGTCTCTCTTCTGATTTCGGGTATTGTGCACGGGCCCATCTGAGCAAGAAGTCATAGATGGTATCTTCAGATGCCACCTGGAGGTCATTACTTGACAAGATGGCTTCAATTCCAGCAAGAGGAATGTTCATCACTTCATCTTGGAACCTGAAATAACAAAAAAAAATACATTTAGTATgttcacaatgatcttgtcaggaCAATGTTAGGCTAAACTTTCCATAAGTAAAAATAGGTGTCCATCCAATATATATCACTCACTTAGTCAAATCCTTGTATTTTACAGCAAGGAAATCCTTAGCTGCATCTGTCAGAGGTTGAACTGCTGCTGCCATTGAAATTGAGCAAGGGAGATCTAGGTAGAGAAGTGCAGATTCTGTGGTCATCGGCAAGCTTGTGAGCAACTggctgcagtacctcatgcatgaaACAACCTCAAATTTGTCGGCAGCCATCAAGATATCCAGCAGAAGAGTGGGCTCAGTAGTTGCCAACTTTCCACTATACATAAAGCTTAAAAGCTCCATGAGGGCAGTTTCCTCTGTTCCAAGAGAATTAAGGGAAAAAGGATGACGCACAAAGTAAAGATCCACTAGAGAAGgatttttctattttatttgtGTTTGTTTGTGCACGTGTGTGTGTGTTTTTGTGGCAACTGGTTCTCAGAGAACAAAtgatgaaatctgtacagaaagcaGGCTACACAAAATATCCATTTGATAGGTAGAGCTAAGGAGGGAAAAATAGTAGGCAATGTCACTATCAAAGAAAAAAAAGCACAACTTTGGAAACATCGAATATTCTTGGCATATATAATCATAACAGTTGATTTAAAAATGAAAATTATTAGGAAATAAATACAAAAGAAGCAGGATGCTCTAGTTTCCCAAAGTTGTCACGTTACCTGAGTCAGTAATTCTAAGGGTTGCATGTCTCTGATCCGATTCTTTCATGCCGTTAGAGAAAAGCTATAAGAAAAACACATTAAGCTTATCAGAAAGCGGCGCTGACTGGAGTAGAACAATTGCCTTTGGGGAGGTTACCATAAGTCCATAACTACCTTGAAAAAGAAAGGACTCTTCGCAGCAAGAATCGCTGAACTGATATAAATTGTCTTGACTCGTAAAACTGGTGTACCAACCACAGTCCAAGACGAATCAATACCTTGCCCATCATCACCTGTTAATACCAATGTCAAATGTGTATAACGGGTAAACAGGGAAggaaataaaaggtacaaaaaaGTGAACTAGACAGATATTCTGCAACCAAAACACTTGGAGCAAACTGTTCATTGCATCCAGTCATCCAGATAAGTTTTTTACCCTCAGAAAAACGGGTAATGGCAAAATAAAGGATAGGACAGACTCATTGCTGGCGGCTCCCACATAGGTGGGGTGCAGAGAAGGAACAACCACGGCAAGCCTTACCCCTGTATTTTGCAGAGAGGCTGTGTAGAACAATGGGGGGGGGGAGGCAGAACAAAATTTTAAAAACACATTCTGCAAGCAAAACATTTGCAGCAAATTGTTCGTTGCATCCAGATTAGCTTGCTACCTTCAGAAAGACATGGTAATAGGAAAATAAAGGACAGGCCACTGTCGAAGGCTCCTACAAGTAGGTCTGGAAAGGGATAAACCAAGGCAGGCCTTCCCCCCGCAAATGCAGAAAGGCTGCTTCGAACCTGTGACCTATTGACTCAGTAAGACATTTCTCACCACTGCACCAGGTCTACTTTTATGAtaataggaaaaataaaggaTTTTTTTTAAAAGCCACAAATAAATATTCACTTTGTATGCTTTTGGCAATCTAAGCATGCTTATAGCTCACCAAGTAACAATCGCGGATGTTTACCACCAAGGGTCAATTTATAGAATAAGTAACCTAGTTTGTCAGAACATTGTACCTAAGTCACCAATAAATGTCACATTGTGCAACTAAATCTACATGTTCTTCCTACAAACCTATCTATTTTTGTGTTAAATACGTAGAACTATCAATAGCAGATTTGaggtaatgatcaagcagaaTAATTGAACAATTGTATGACATCTACAGCTTCCGTGCTTACTTTGGGGCTCAATTAATAAAAAACATGGCAACTAAAGGAATAAGACAGCTTTGGGCTCCAAAATAGGGCTGGATTAAAATTTTGGATGTTTTGATTTAAGAATTTAGTCTTTGATTTTTAAAATTTAATATAAACTTAAAAGAAGCATATCAATCAACAAGAATGAAGTGATCAATACAGGGGTTCAAAACTGAAAGACATCAATAGGAAATGAGGAAGTGCTTTAATAAACTGGAACTAGGCTTGCCCTGATTGCTCAATGATTTCTGGAAAAATCTCGATCTAACTTAACACCAAAAAAGTTCAATTCATGAGGCAAATAGCCAAATACAATTTC is a genomic window of Zea mays cultivar B73 chromosome 5, Zm-B73-REFERENCE-NAM-5.0, whole genome shotgun sequence containing:
- the LOC100274431 gene encoding BTB/POZ domain-containing protein POB1-like isoform 2 (isoform 2 is encoded by transcript variant 2); translation: MDPDFSPGGGGPSFEFAFNEVNFSDRELRIEVVAGDDYAPGSSGAGAGGGGLADWARHRKRRREELLKEKESTTHMSDQTNCNEVEAEECDAYEENQEEPVAMVEESPPDVGQDGDDGQGIDSSWTVVGTPVLRVKTIYISSAILAAKSPFFFKLFSNGMKESDQRHATLRITDSEETALMELLSFMYSGKLATTEPTLLLDILMAADKFEVVSCMRYCSQLLTSLPMTTESALLYLDLPCSISMAAAVQPLTDAAKDFLAVKYKDLTKFQDEVMNIPLAGIEAILSSNDLQVASEDTIYDFLLRWARAQYPKSEERREILSSRLLPLVRFSHMTCRKLRKVLTCTDIDHEQATKCVTEALLYKADAPHRQRALAADTTTCRKFAERAYKYRPLKVVEFDRPYPQCIAYLDLKREECSRLFPAGRIYSQAFHLAGQGFFLSAHCNMEQQSTFYCFGLFLGMQEKGSTSVTVDYEFAARTRPSGEFVSKYKGNYTFTGGKAVGYRNLFGIPWQAFMADDSLFFIDGMLHLRAELTIKQPT